Part of the Candidatus Eisenbacteria bacterium genome, GGGATCATGGTCATCAGGCCGATCAGGTTCTGGTCAGGCTCGAACGCGCCTACTTCGAGCTGGGGCGCTTCGGGGACCTGGCGCACGTCTACGAGACCCTTGCCGCCGGGCGGCAGGGGAATCCGCACGCGGCGATCGCGCTCGCGGAGATGCACCGTCGGAGGGGAAGGCTCGAAGAGGCGGCCCGCCAGCTCGAGGCGCTCCTCGAGCAGAGGCCCGGAGAGCGTCGAGCCCGGCGGCGGCTGGTCGGCGCCCTCCTTGCTCTGGGTCGCACGGAGCAGGCCATGCGGGAGCTGGACGGGCTCCTCGCTGAGATCGATCCGCCTTCCGCCGGCTCCGCCTGCGCGGCGTGCGGCGCCCCCATCGAGGATGTCTCGGTGCGGTGCCGGCGCTGCGCGAGCTGGCTGGAGCCGGCCCGAGGGGAGCGGCTTCCGGAGACGCGTCCCCGGATCGGCCCCCACGCGGACTAGGACCGTGCGCGCACTCCCTCGCGAGACAGCCGGCCGGTCTCGGCGGCGTCCGTCCCGGATCCTCGATCTGCGGCCGCCAAGCCGCGCTCAGCTCGCCATGGTCCTGACTCTGGCCTGCGCGCTGGGGTTCGCAAGTGGCGCGCGGGCAGAGAGGGAGGGGCCCGCGACGCTCCTCAAGGATCTCATCGATGGCATCGCGCCCGCCGACCGGGAGGATTCGGCCCTGGAGGCGCGGCAGACGAGGGACGGATCGGAGGCGCTGCGATTGCGCGGGGCTCTGCAGTCCCGCTTCGGACGGGAGCGGGAGGGGGTGGAGAGCGCTCTCTGGATCGGCCTCTATTACTACGGAGTCGGGCAGGAGGAGGAGGCGCTCGCCTACTTCGAGCGAGCCCGGCGCCACGCAGCCGATCCCGATCTCTTGGCTCGCGCGAGCTTCTGGTGCGAGCAGGCCCGCATGCGGACGGGACACGAGCCCCTTGGCGCGGAGGAAAGCGAGCCGGGCGTCGGGGTCTGGGCGACGCTGAGGAGGCTGGTGGGCGTGGATCGCGCGATCGCGAGCGGTCGCCGCGGACAGGCGGAGGAGGGGGTCCTCGCGCTCGAGGGGGAAATGCGGCGCGCAGGCATTTTGGGACTCGGTCTGGCGCGCTGGGGCGAGATCCTCCAGCTTCCGGGGACGGGGAGGCTCGCGAGAAGCGAGATCGCCCCGATGATCCGCGCCTGCGCGGCTCTGCCTGAGCGCCTCCACGCGCCAGCGATCTCCTCGGGTCCTCTCACGGAGCCAGGGGGATGGGCGGTGCAGTTCGGCGCGTTCCTCGAGCGCGAGAACGCGGAAGGGCAGGTGGCGGAGCTCGCTCGCCTAGGGCTCGAGGTGGGAATCGAGGAAACGAGGCAAGGAGGCCGCGTCTGGTACCGGACCCGCATCGGAGGGATCGACGGGAGGGACGCGGCGGACAGCGTCGCGGCCGCCGCGACGGAGCGGACGGGGCGCGCCTGCGAGGTCGTCCGCGCGCCATGAGGCGCCCGCGCTCGACGACCCCCATGATGGAGCAGTACCTCGGGGTGAAGGAGAAACACCCCGACACGGTGCTTCTCTACCGGATGGGTGACTTCTATGAGACCTTCTACGACGATGCCGTCACGCTCTCCCGGGTTCTCGGGATCGCGCTGACCTCCCGCAATCCCGGCGACGCCGAACCGATCCCGCTGGCCGGCATCCCCTGGCACAGCGCCGAGCCTCAAGTCGCGAAGCTCCTGCGTGCGGGGCACCGGGTCGCGATCTGCGAGCAGGTAGGCTCGGCCGAGGAGAGCAAGGGCCTGATCGAGCGACGCGTCATCGAGGTCATGAGTCCGGGAACGGCGGTGACCGATCCCCTCCTGACGGGCAACATGTTCAACTATCTGGCCGCGGTTCATGGGTCCGGGGACGGCGTGGGTCTCGCGGTCGCCGACATCTCGACCGGCGCATTCCTGGCGGGAGACCTCACGGAGGAGGAGGCGGAGGAGGAGCTGGCGCGACTCGCCCCGAGCGAGATCCTGCAGCCCGAGGGGTGGGCCTCTCCGCGCCTGGAGAAGTTCCTGGCAGAGCATCTCCCGGGGGCCTTCCGGACAAGCCTGGACGGCTGGCGCTTCAGTCCCTCGCGCGCCGATGGCATCCTGCGCGAGCAGTTCCGCGTGGCGACGCTCGAAGGATACGGTTTCCGGGAATCGACGCCGGCGCTCGGGGCCGCGGCGGCCCTCATCGAGTACGCGCGGGAGCAGAAGCAATCGACCCTGGCCCACCTTGGCGGCCTCCAGCGGATCCGACCCGCGGAATACCTCATCCTGGACGACGCCTCGATCCGTGGGCTCGAGATCCTCGAACCCCTCGCCATGGGAGGGCGGGAGGCGACCCTGGTCGCGGTCCTGGATCGGACCCGAACGGCGGCCGGAGGGAGGCGATTGCGCGAGGCGCTTGCCCGCCCCTTCCGCGCTCCCGAACCGGCGCGAGCGCGACAGGATCGGATCGCGTCGCTCCTAGAGGACGGGCAGGCCAGATCTGATCTCGCGCGCTCGCTCGAGCAGATGTCGGACATCGAGAGGATCCTCGGAAGGGTCCACTGCGAGCGGGCGACGCCGCGCGATCTGGCGGGTCTCAGGCGGACGCTCCTGGCCGCTCCGGCGCTCGATCGGATCCTCGCGGCGCGCCCCGCCTGGAGCGGCCTGCAGATTCCGGAGTCGTGCGAGGCGCTGGGTCGCGATCTGCATGCGGCGCTCGTCGAGCAGCCGGCCATCAGCCCGCGCGACGGGGAGGTCATCAAAGACGGCCACGATCGCGAGCTCGACGCCGCGCGCGACGCCGCCCGCGGAGGCAAGCGATGGATGGCCGATCTGGAGAGCAGGGAGCGCGAGGCGACGGGGATCGCGAACCTGAAGGTCGGCTACAACAGGGTCTTCGGATACTACATAGAGGTCACCCGATCGCAGATCTCCCGGGTGCCCGAGCGATACCTGCGCCGCCAGACGCTCTCCACGGGGGAGCGCTACGTGACCCCCGAGATCAAGGAGCAGGAGGAGTTGATCCTGGGCGCGGAAGCGGCGGTGTCGCGCCGGCAGGAAGAGCTCTTCGGATCTCTTTGCGGGCGGGTGGCCGGGGAGACCGCCGCTCTGCAGGATGCCGCGCGCGCCATCGCGGAGATCGACCTGGTTCTCTCTCTCGCGGAGGTCGCGATCGCGGGCAACTACGCGAAGCCGCAGCTTCAGATCTCCCGCGCCATCCACATCGAGGAGGGGAGGCATCCCGTCGTGGAACGGGCGGTCGGGATCGGATCGTTCGTTCCCAACGATCTCTCCCTCGACGGGGAAGAGCGCCAGATCGTCATCCTGACGGGCCCCAACATGGCAGGGAAGTCGACCTACCTGCGGCAGACCGGGCTGATCGTGCTGATGGCGCAGATCGGCTCGTATGTCCCCGCGCGAGCGGCCACGATCGGGATGGCCGACAGGATCTTCACGCGCGTGGGCGCCCACGATGTCCTGGCAAGAGGACAGTCGACCTTCCTTGTCGAGATGGTGGAGACGAGCAACATCCTGCGCCACGCGACCTCCGAGAGCCTGGTGCTGATGGATGAAGTGGGTCGCGGGACCTCGACCTACGACGGCGTCTCGATCGCCTGGTCCGTGGCGGAGGCCCTGCGGCAGGAGGCGCGGCGAAGGCCGCGCGTCATCTTCGCGACGCACTTCCACGAGCTGACGCGTCTCGGCCAGAGGGAAGGCTACGTCAACCTGAATGTCCTCGTCCGCGAATGGGGGGATGAAGTGATCTTCCTCAGGAAGGTGATTCCCGGGGGGGCGGACAGGAGCTACGGGATCGAGGTCGCCCGCCTCGCCGGGGTCCCCGAGACGGTGGTGCGACGCGCGGCGGAGATCCTGAGGGACCTCGAGCGGGGCGTCTCCCGCGGAATCGAGGGGGCCCAGGCGGCGCCCTCGGGAGGCGAGCCGGAGCAGCTGCCCCTCTTCGCCGGCGGCGAGTGGGACTGGCTGGTCGAGGATCTGGCCGGCCTCGATCCCTCGCGCCTCACCCCCCTGGACGCCCTCGAGAGGATCCACCGGTGGGTCGAGCGCGTTGACCGGCAGCGACGCGGATCCGTATAGTTGGTCTGGAGGAGCTAGCCGATGGACTCCCGCGTTCCGCTCTTGATCGCCCTGGCCCTGTTCTGTGGATGCTCCACCTACAAGGAGATCCCGCGCGCCGAGCTCGTCGCGGACGCCTCCCTGGGAAAGGTCCGAGTGGCGACGATCGATGGCTTCGAGTACCGCTTCGCGAAGGCGGAAGTCTACCCCGACACGCTCGTCGGATTCTACGAGGTGACCGAGGAGCGCACCGGGTCGGGGGGCGAGGTCTGGTTCGAGGATGTCCTGCGGAGGCAGGAGATCCCCCTCCCGCGCGTCGCGAGGGTGGAGCTTGTCAACAAGGATCCTGTGCGCACGGCCCTGTATGGGGCCACCATCGCGGCCGCCGGCTACTTTCTCGTGACGCTCGTTGACGAGAATCGCGTGAAGGGCGGCAGCGTCCCGGGCGGCGGCAAGGGCGGCATCGTCAATCCATGAGTCCGCCCGGGGCCGCGACCTCTCAGGAACGGCTCGCCTCCCTCTCCCTCTTCTATCCGATGTACAACGAGGAGGGCAACATCGAGCTTGCCGCTCAGCGCGCGCTCGAGATCCTCCCGGGCGTGGCGGAGGAGTTCGAGATCATCCTCGTCGATGACGGCTCGCGCGACGCTACCGGGGCGATCGCGGACCGTTTGGCGGCCGGCGATCCCCGGATCCGGGCCATCCATCATCCGACGAACCTCGGCTACGGCGCGGCCCTTACGAGCGGGATTCGGGCCTCCCGCTTCGAGTGGATCTTCTACACGGACGGCGACAATCAATTCGACCTCCGAGAGATCGACCTGCTCCTTCCCCTGCGGCACGGGCACGAGATCGTGAGCGGATTCCGGATCGACCGGCGCGATCCCGTGAACCGCAAGCTCAACGCGTGGCTGTTCAACTCGCTCGTCCGGCTCCTCTTCGGCTTCCGCCTGCGGGATGTCGACTGCGCGTTCAAGCTCTACCGCGCATCGATCTTCGAAGGGATGGATCTCGTGAGCCGGGGGGCGCTCATCGATGTGGAGATCATCGCCAGGGCCCGCAAGCGTGGGGCGCGTGTCGTGGAGATCGGGGTCCACCACTTCCCGAGGACCGTCGGCTCCCAGACAGGCGCGAAGCTCTCCGTCATTCTTCGCGCCTTTCGAGAGTTGCTCCGCCTCTGGGGAGAGCTGCGCTAGGTGATCGGGGGCGGCGCCGCGCCCGGACGGTCGATCCTCGCCCGCGCGCGCCTCCCCGCCGGGCTCCTGCTCGCCCTCCTGCTTGTGACTCTCGCGGCACCTCTCGCCCGCGGCGAGGATCTGCTTCTCGTCCTCCGGAAGCTCACCCTCTACCTGGGCCTCCTCTTCGCGGTGGCTGTCGCCTGGGCGCTGGCGCCCGCGCCGCTCGGCCGCCTGGCCCGGAGTCTGGACGGCGGGCTCGATCGCGCGGGCCGAGCGCTCGACAGACCTCATGCCGGCTGGATCCTCCTCCTTCCGATCTTCGCCTACGCGCTCGTCTGGGGGATCTTCTCGATCCTGAGGCACCAGGCTCTCAACTCCAGCGGCTTCGATCTCGCGATCCAGCACCAGGTCGTCTGGAATCTGGCCCATAGGAGGCCCTTCGAGAGCTCCATCGAGGTGGCCAACTACCTCGGCGACCACGTCGCCCTGACCCTGCCCGCATTCGCGCCCCTGCTCTGGATCTGGGATGACGTCAGGATCCTGCTCGTCGCGCAGGGCGTCGTCCTCGCGCTCGGGGCATGGCCCATCTACCGCCTCGCGGCCCGGCGGTCCGGCGGCCCTCTGACCGGTCTCGTCTGGGCCGCCGCCTATCTCGCGACACCGGCTGTCGGCTTCATGAACCGCTACGACTTCCACGATCTGGTCCTGGCGCTGCCTCTTCTGCTCGCCGCGATCGACGCGGTGGACGAGGGACGCTGGGGCAGGGCGACGGTCTGGATGATCCTCGCGGCGGCCACGAGGGAGGAGGTCGGGCTCGCGGTCGCCTTCCTCGGGCTCTGGAGCGCTCTGGCGCGCAGGCGCTTCCTGTGGGGCCTCTGCTTCTTCGTCGGAGGGATCGTCTGGTCGGCGGCCGCTCTCTATGTCGTGATTCCTCACTTCCGGGCAGGCGCGGCTTCCGACACGCTCGCGAGATACGGATGGCTGGGAGGCGGCCCGGGGGAGATCCTCGACACCCTGTTGACGGAGCCCTGGAGGCTCTTCACGAGCTCCTACCACCGCGTGCGCCGCGCTCTGTTTCCGGCGCAGCTCCTCTGGCCCTACGGCGGGCTCTCGCTCCTCTCCCTTGGCTGCCTCGCTCCGGGCCTGCCGAACCTCGCCCTCTCCCTGACTTCGAGCGCGGTGAGCCAGAACTCGATCTACTTCCAGTACAACGCGCCGATCCTCCCGTTCGTCATCTGGTCGGCGCTGCGCGGATGGACCCGCCTGCGGAGCGCGGGGCGGTCGCGGGGGATGCTCCTGCTTCTCCTCCTCTTCTCTCTCTTGGCGGCGAACTGGGCCGACCCCGCGCTGCTCAAGGATGTCGGGCGTCCCTACACGATCGTCGATGGGACGCGGCCACGCCACAATCTCGACGCTTTCCGGCAGGCAAGCCTCCTCATCCCCCGGGATGCCGACCTGCTTGCCTCCAACAACCTGGCGCCCCACTTCTCGGCCCGTCGAGATCTGTTCATCCTCCACACGAAGAGAGAGAATCGCCTCGCGAGCTGGGCGATGATCGATCTGAGCGATCGAAGGCATCTCGAGTCCCGCGCGGACGTGGATCGCCTCGTCGCGCGGTGGATCCAGGAAGGAACCTACGCGCCGCGCTTCCTCCGGGATGGAATCCTCGTTCTCGAGCGGGGAGGGACGGAAGACCCCGATGCGGCCGCCGCGCTCCGGCGCCACCTGGACGAGGTCCCGGCCGTCCCCGCCGCCCGCTGAGGGGTCGCCTCCGCGTCAGGTCGTTCTTCCCAGCGGCGCTCTCCCTCCGGTAGGATCGACCCGATGCGAGCGAAGGGTGGCGAGCAGGACTGGTTCGTCCAGGCTTTCGACGATCAGTACCCGAGCCTGTACGCGCACCGGGATCTGGCCGAAGCCCGCGCGATCCTCGAGCGCCTCTTCCCGCTCGCCGCGCTGGAAGGGGGGCGTCTCCTCGATCTCGGGTGCGGCGAGGGGCGCTTTCTGCAGGCCCTCGCCGGCCGCCGTGTCGTGTCGATCGGACTCGATCTGTCCGCGCCCCTCCTGAGAAGGGCCAGGAGCAGGACTCCCTCGATCCCGCTCGCGCGCGCCGACATGAGGAGCCTCCCGTTTCGACCCGGCTCCTTTCGCTGGGTGCTCCTGATGTTCACGACCTTCGGCTACTTCGCCGAGGACGGCGAGAACCTGCAGGTCATCAAGGGCATCGCTGAGATCCTCGAGCCCGGAGGAACGCTCTTGCTCGACACGATCAACGCGGCGTATGTGAGGAAGAATCTGATCCCCCGGTCCGTGCGGCTCGCCGGAAACCGCGAGATCAGGGAGAAGCGCTGGATCGATCCGGCGGGGCCGTACCTCTGGAAGGAGTCCGAGGTCCTGGCGGGGGAGGAGGAGCCTGCGCGGGTCTCGAGGGAGAGATTGCGTCTCTACGAGACGGAGGAGATCGATGCGATGCTCTCGCGCTCCGGGATGCGGGTAGAGCAGCGGTTGGGCGATTACGATGCCGGCAGATTCGATCCCGAGCGATCGCCGCGGCTCATCGTGTTGGCGAGATTGGAAGGAGGAAGGCCCTGAGGCTCCTGGGATGGCGGGAGGGGAGAGGCAGCGAGGGCCCCGCCGAATGGGGGACGGGCCGCGCCGGGATCCTGAGGGACGACGCGGGCGCCTACCGTTCCCTCATCGGGCGCCTCGCGCGTCAATCCGGAATCCCCGAGTGGGAGGAGCCGCTCGCGAGAGGGGAGGCGGCGGTCGTTCTCACCGGCCAGCAGCCCGCCCTCCTCGGCGGCCCGCTCTATACCCTCTACAAGACCTTCACGGCCATCGAGGCGGCCCGAAGGATGCGCGCCGCCGGGCGCCCGACGATCGCGGCCTTCTGGTGCGTCGGCGACGATACGGATCACGACGAAGTCTCTTCTTCGTCATGGCCGCTCGAGAACGGGGCTGTCAGGCGGGTCCGCGACGAAGTCCCGGCGGAGGGCCGGCGGATCGGGGGTCTGGAGGTCGCCAGGATGCTTCCCAGTCGCGCCCAGCTCGGCGCGGACTGGCCGGACTCGCGAGGAGGGCCGGAGGCGCTGGACGACGACCTGAGGCGACTGGGGAACGGCGGCTGGAGCGGCTTCCTCCGCGCGGCGCTGCTCCATCTGGCCTCCGGCGAGCCTCTTCTGTTCGTCGACGGAAACGACCCCGCTGTGATAGAAGCGTCCCAGCCCTTGCTGAGGCGGTTCGCGCCCGAGAGGCGCGCTCTCGCCTCGGAGATCGAGTCGGTCGCCCGAGGATGGAGCGCGCCGGGGGCGTCTCCGCCGCTCTCGGGAGAGGAAGCGCTCCGTTCCCTTTACCTCCTGGCCGGAAGCGGAAGGAGCATTCTCGATCCTGACACCCAGCCGCCGCGGGGCGGGACTCTCCTGCCGAACGTGGTCCTGCGTCCGGCGCTCCAGGAGCATCTTCTGCCGGTCGCGCGGGTCGTCTGCGGCGGGGCCGAGATCGCATACAGGTCGCTGCTCGGGCCGGTCTACGCGCGCGCCGGAATGGAATCGGCGCCGCTGATGCCCCGTTTCGCGGCGACCTTCTTCCCGCCGGCCTGGTCGAGCGGGGCGAAGGCGCCCGATCCGAGACTTGCGCTCGAGGATCCCGCGGGCGCTCTCGATCGCTGGGCGTGGGAAGGCCTCGAGCCGGGGCTCGCGGAACGCGTCCGCGACCTCCGGGAAACGACGCGCGGCCGGCTGGATGATCTGAGAGGTTCTCTCGCGCCGATCGACGCCAGCCTGGTGCAGACGATCGAGTCTGTCGGAGCCAAGATCGACTTCCAGGTCGGCCGTCTCGAAGAGGCGCTCCATGCGAAGGCCCGCCTGCTCCTCAGACGGAGCCACCCTGGACTGGCCGATCTCCGGGAGTTCCTCATCCCGCGAGGCAAGCCCCAGGAACGCTCCTTCACGCTCTGGACTCCCTTCCTCTGGGAAGGGCCGGAGGCGGCGGTCCAGCTGCGGGAGGCGGTCGCCGCGTGGTTCGACCGTGGTGAGCGCGGTCACGCCCTTCTCGCCCTCAACGACAGGGGGGCATCTTCATGACGGGGGAAGAGCTTCGCATCGGGGTCGCCTGCTATCCCAGCATGGGCGGGAGCGGGATTGTCGCGACCGAGCTTGGCCTGGCCCTGGCCTCGCGGGGTCACGAGATCCACTTCGTCAGCTATGCCCCGCCCGTGCGCCTGAAGGGATACATCGAGAACGTCCGCTTCCATCAGGTGATCACCGACAACTACCCCGTCTTTCACCATCCCCCCTACATGCTGAGCCTCGCGACCAAGCTCGTCGAGGTCGCCAGGGAGCACCGACTCGACCTGGTCCATGCCCACTACGCGATCCCCCACGCGACATGCGCGTTCCTGGCGCGGGAGATGCTTGCGGAGCGCGCGCTGCGGACAGTCACAACGCTCCACGGGACCGACATCACGCTCGTTGGAGTCCAGCCCTCCTTCCAAAGCGCGGTGCGGTTCAGCATCGAGCGGAGCGATGGCGTGACCGCCGTCTCGGATTGGCTTCGCGAGCGGACCCTCGCGGCCTTCGAGGTCTCCCGCCCGATCGAGGTGATTCCCAACTTCGTCGACACCGCGCGCTTCGCTCCGAGGAAGCCGCAGGAGGGCCGCGGTTTCTTCCGCTGTCCCGGCACGAAGATCGTGATGCACGCAAGCAACTTCAGGCCCGTGAAGAACATCCCGGGAGTGATCCGGACCTTCGCCGGGATCGTGAGCAGGATTCCGGCGAGCCTTGTTCTGATCGGGGAGGGGCCTGGGCTGACGGCCGCTCACGAGATGGTGCGATCGATGGGCCTGTCGGGCTCGGTCTTCTTCCTCGGGATGCAGGATGCGATGGACGAGCTGCTGCCCGAAGCCGATCTGCTCCTGCTTCCGAGCGAGCATGAGAGCTTCGGCCTGATCGCCCTGGAGGCGATGGCATGCGGCGTCCCGGTCATCGCGACCGACAGGGGAGGGACTTCGGAGTTGATCGACTCGGGAGTCACCGGCCTTCTGGCCGACCCCTTCGACGAGCGGAGCATGATCGAGTGGGGAGTCCGGGTGCTGAGCGATGCCGCGCTCTGGGAGAGAGTCTCGAGGGCGGCCCGGGAGCGCGCCAAGGAGCGCTTCGACCAGGATCGGATCGTCGACGCCTACGCCGCCTTCTACCGGAAAGTCCTGTCCGGAGGGTGAGGAATGAGCCGCGCGCTAGAGGGGTTTGGCTGCGTCCCAGACGCTCGCCTGGCGCATCCGCTCGACCCGGCTAGGTTCTGGGGGCGCCGGGCCTCGCGGCGCGCCTGCTCGCCTCTCGGATCCAGCCAAGTGCGTCTAGCTGTCGCGCCGCCAGATGACAGCCGCCATCCGCCCGCTCCGCGCTCCGTCCCTCCTGTAGGAGAAGAACATCTCGGCCTCGCAGGAGGTGCAGATCCCGCAGGCGTCGATACCATCTTCTGAGACGCCCGCCGCGGTGAGATCGGCTTCGATCGCCGCTCTGAGATCCAAGTGCCTGGCGCCGGAAGCGCCCCGGAGATGGTCGGGAGCGAAGAGAGCGGCGACCTCGTCACGGACCGGGTAGCAGCAGGGGCCGATGCCCGGGCCGATCCATGCGCGCAGTCGAGAGGCGGGGTTTCCGCCTGCGACCGAGACGGCCCCCGCCAGCGCCCCGACGATCCCCGCCCGGACTCCACGCCATCCGCAGTGTGCGAGACCGATGCAGTCGTCACCCGCGAGAAAGAGGGGATAGCAGTCGGCGACGGTCAGCCAGAGAGGGAGTTCAACGCTTCGCGTGAGAAGACCGTCGCAGCCGCGGTAGGTTCCGGGGGAGATCACGGCGACGCAATCCCGGCCGTGATCGAGTCGGGCCCGAGCGGCGCCGCCGGGAAGGCTGAGGGCCGAGGCCAGGAGGCGCTCGTTTTCCTCGACATCGGAGATCTCATCTCCTGCGCTCCGGCCGAGGTTCAGTGTGTCGAAGGGAGGATTGCTGACCCCGCCTGAGCGCAAGCTGACGGCCGCCAGGGTCCCCCGTAGCCAGTCCGCCGGAGGGGCGACCCAGCCAATCCCTTGTCTCTCTTGAAGTTGGTGTCCCACAGGTGGCGATTCTAGTGATCGAGGTTCCTTCAGTGAAGGGGGCAAGTTGCCGATCTTTGTTCTGTGTAAGACATGAGAGAGACGGAGTCCGAGGATCGCCCAGGAGGGGTAGGGAGCCGCCTCCTAGCCGGCTACGGGGGAAATCGTCCCCTGACGGGCTACGTGTTGCTCGTTGCCTCGCTCGGCGTCTCCCTCCTCCTTTTCCATGCCGGCACATCGACGCTCATCTCCTGGACCTTCCTCCTCTGGTTCCTCTTCAGCCTGGGAGCGGAGCTCCTGTGGCTCGACACCCCCACCGGAGAGGCGACGGACTCGATGGCCTCGACCTTCAATGTCGCGGTCCTCTACCTCTTTGGAAACTCCCTCTCCCTCTGGATCATCGGCCTCTCCGTCCTGGTCGCGACCCGCGCCATCCAGAAGCGCGACTGGACGCACTCCCTCTTCGGACTCGGCCAGATCGTCCTGACCGCCTATGTCGCCGGATCGGTCTTCCTCCACCTCGCGGGAGGAGAGGGGCGGATCGAGCACTTCCGCTCCGCGAGGGGGATCGGGGGGTTCGTCCTCGCGTGCCTCGCCTACTACGTCGTCAACACCTTCCTCGTCTCCGGGGCGATCGCCCTCGAGAAGAGGGCGCCCTTCATGGCGACGCTGCGGACGAACTACGTCTATCGCAACGCCGTCTTCTCGAATCTCGCCCTGTTCACCTTGAGCCCGATCCTGCTCCTCTCGTATCTCACCCTTGGATATCCGGGGGCCCTCCTCTTCTTCCTGCCCCTCGTGATCGTCAAGAAGCAGAACCGCGAGTACATCGAGCTCCAGAGGACGACGCAGGCGCTGATCTCCACGGAGAGGATGGCGGCCAAGGGAGAGATGGCAGCCGCCGTCGCCCACGAGATGAACAACTACCTGACCGTTCTCTCCGGCAAGGCGCAGCTTCTGCGGCGCAAGTTCGAGAAGGCCTCCCTGACCGAGTTCGTCAAGGACAGCGAGGCGATGTGGACGCAGGTGGAGCGGCTGACGCGACTGGCGAAGGGTCTTCTGGACTTCTCCCACCAGGAGCTCAAGATCAGCGTCTTCGACCTGAACGGACTCTGCCGAGAGACTGTCGATTTTCTGCAGCCACAGAACCAGTTCGACACGATCCGCCTCGAGGTGGAGCTCGAGCCGGACCT contains:
- the bshA gene encoding N-acetyl-alpha-D-glucosaminyl L-malate synthase BshA — translated: MTGEELRIGVACYPSMGGSGIVATELGLALASRGHEIHFVSYAPPVRLKGYIENVRFHQVITDNYPVFHHPPYMLSLATKLVEVAREHRLDLVHAHYAIPHATCAFLAREMLAERALRTVTTLHGTDITLVGVQPSFQSAVRFSIERSDGVTAVSDWLRERTLAAFEVSRPIEVIPNFVDTARFAPRKPQEGRGFFRCPGTKIVMHASNFRPVKNIPGVIRTFAGIVSRIPASLVLIGEGPGLTAAHEMVRSMGLSGSVFFLGMQDAMDELLPEADLLLLPSEHESFGLIALEAMACGVPVIATDRGGTSELIDSGVTGLLADPFDERSMIEWGVRVLSDAALWERVSRAARERAKERFDQDRIVDAYAAFYRKVLSGG
- a CDS encoding class I SAM-dependent methyltransferase → MRAKGGEQDWFVQAFDDQYPSLYAHRDLAEARAILERLFPLAALEGGRLLDLGCGEGRFLQALAGRRVVSIGLDLSAPLLRRARSRTPSIPLARADMRSLPFRPGSFRWVLLMFTTFGYFAEDGENLQVIKGIAEILEPGGTLLLDTINAAYVRKNLIPRSVRLAGNREIREKRWIDPAGPYLWKESEVLAGEEEPARVSRERLRLYETEEIDAMLSRSGMRVEQRLGDYDAGRFDPERSPRLIVLARLEGGRP
- a CDS encoding laccase domain-containing protein is translated as MLGLRLSHVLHRTKIGNLPPSLKEPRSLESPPVGHQLQERQGIGWVAPPADWLRGTLAAVSLRSGGVSNPPFDTLNLGRSAGDEISDVEENERLLASALSLPGGAARARLDHGRDCVAVISPGTYRGCDGLLTRSVELPLWLTVADCYPLFLAGDDCIGLAHCGWRGVRAGIVGALAGAVSVAGGNPASRLRAWIGPGIGPCCYPVRDEVAALFAPDHLRGASGARHLDLRAAIEADLTAAGVSEDGIDACGICTSCEAEMFFSYRRDGARSGRMAAVIWRRDS
- the bshC gene encoding bacillithiol biosynthesis BshC, with product MRAAGRPTIAAFWCVGDDTDHDEVSSSSWPLENGAVRRVRDEVPAEGRRIGGLEVARMLPSRAQLGADWPDSRGGPEALDDDLRRLGNGGWSGFLRAALLHLASGEPLLFVDGNDPAVIEASQPLLRRFAPERRALASEIESVARGWSAPGASPPLSGEEALRSLYLLAGSGRSILDPDTQPPRGGTLLPNVVLRPALQEHLLPVARVVCGGAEIAYRSLLGPVYARAGMESAPLMPRFAATFFPPAWSSGAKAPDPRLALEDPAGALDRWAWEGLEPGLAERVRDLRETTRGRLDDLRGSLAPIDASLVQTIESVGAKIDFQVGRLEEALHAKARLLLRRSHPGLADLREFLIPRGKPQERSFTLWTPFLWEGPEAAVQLREAVAAWFDRGERGHALLALNDRGASS
- a CDS encoding DUF2079 domain-containing protein — protein: MIGGGAAPGRSILARARLPAGLLLALLLVTLAAPLARGEDLLLVLRKLTLYLGLLFAVAVAWALAPAPLGRLARSLDGGLDRAGRALDRPHAGWILLLPIFAYALVWGIFSILRHQALNSSGFDLAIQHQVVWNLAHRRPFESSIEVANYLGDHVALTLPAFAPLLWIWDDVRILLVAQGVVLALGAWPIYRLAARRSGGPLTGLVWAAAYLATPAVGFMNRYDFHDLVLALPLLLAAIDAVDEGRWGRATVWMILAAATREEVGLAVAFLGLWSALARRRFLWGLCFFVGGIVWSAAALYVVIPHFRAGAASDTLARYGWLGGGPGEILDTLLTEPWRLFTSSYHRVRRALFPAQLLWPYGGLSLLSLGCLAPGLPNLALSLTSSAVSQNSIYFQYNAPILPFVIWSALRGWTRLRSAGRSRGMLLLLLLFSLLAANWADPALLKDVGRPYTIVDGTRPRHNLDAFRQASLLIPRDADLLASNNLAPHFSARRDLFILHTKRENRLASWAMIDLSDRRHLESRADVDRLVARWIQEGTYAPRFLRDGILVLERGGTEDPDAAAALRRHLDEVPAVPAAR
- the mutS gene encoding DNA mismatch repair protein MutS, with product MRRPRSTTPMMEQYLGVKEKHPDTVLLYRMGDFYETFYDDAVTLSRVLGIALTSRNPGDAEPIPLAGIPWHSAEPQVAKLLRAGHRVAICEQVGSAEESKGLIERRVIEVMSPGTAVTDPLLTGNMFNYLAAVHGSGDGVGLAVADISTGAFLAGDLTEEEAEEELARLAPSEILQPEGWASPRLEKFLAEHLPGAFRTSLDGWRFSPSRADGILREQFRVATLEGYGFRESTPALGAAAALIEYAREQKQSTLAHLGGLQRIRPAEYLILDDASIRGLEILEPLAMGGREATLVAVLDRTRTAAGGRRLREALARPFRAPEPARARQDRIASLLEDGQARSDLARSLEQMSDIERILGRVHCERATPRDLAGLRRTLLAAPALDRILAARPAWSGLQIPESCEALGRDLHAALVEQPAISPRDGEVIKDGHDRELDAARDAARGGKRWMADLESREREATGIANLKVGYNRVFGYYIEVTRSQISRVPERYLRRQTLSTGERYVTPEIKEQEELILGAEAAVSRRQEELFGSLCGRVAGETAALQDAARAIAEIDLVLSLAEVAIAGNYAKPQLQISRAIHIEEGRHPVVERAVGIGSFVPNDLSLDGEERQIVILTGPNMAGKSTYLRQTGLIVLMAQIGSYVPARAATIGMADRIFTRVGAHDVLARGQSTFLVEMVETSNILRHATSESLVLMDEVGRGTSTYDGVSIAWSVAEALRQEARRRPRVIFATHFHELTRLGQREGYVNLNVLVREWGDEVIFLRKVIPGGADRSYGIEVARLAGVPETVVRRAAEILRDLERGVSRGIEGAQAAPSGGEPEQLPLFAGGEWDWLVEDLAGLDPSRLTPLDALERIHRWVERVDRQRRGSV
- a CDS encoding glycosyltransferase family 2 protein → MSPPGAATSQERLASLSLFYPMYNEEGNIELAAQRALEILPGVAEEFEIILVDDGSRDATGAIADRLAAGDPRIRAIHHPTNLGYGAALTSGIRASRFEWIFYTDGDNQFDLREIDLLLPLRHGHEIVSGFRIDRRDPVNRKLNAWLFNSLVRLLFGFRLRDVDCAFKLYRASIFEGMDLVSRGALIDVEIIARARKRGARVVEIGVHHFPRTVGSQTGAKLSVILRAFRELLRLWGELR